Proteins encoded in a region of the Phacochoerus africanus isolate WHEZ1 chromosome 8, ROS_Pafr_v1, whole genome shotgun sequence genome:
- the TCF25 gene encoding transcription factor 25 isoform X1, protein MSRRALRRLRGEQRGQEPLGPGALQFVLHDDDDAEEECPQQGPGGRRARGTGKEGVRVNNRFELINIEDLDEGPVVNGGRTDCPLTDTVASGSKRRPQSGRTATKRDGNVADRAVPPEQSSASGRLRKKKRKQKNKKNAAGETSEDGLEDIGRILERIEDGSGSRRPGPPPLSSRKHVLYVEHRHLNPDTELKRYFGARAVLGEQRPRQRQRVYPKSSWLTTPKSTWPRYTKPGLSMRLLESKKGRSCFAFEHNEEYQQTQHKFLAAVESMEPNNIVVLLQTSPYHVDSLLQLSDACRFQEDQEMARDLVERALHSMECAFHPLFSLTSGTCRLDYRRPENRSFYLALYKQMTFLEKRGCPRTALEYCKLILSLEPDEDPLCMLLLVDHLALRARSYEYLIHLFQEWEAHRNLSQLPNFAFSVPLAYFLLSQQAELPEQELSSAREQASVLVQQALLMFPGVLMPLLEYCSVRPDAAVASHRFFGPDAEISQPPALSQLVSLYLGRSHFLWKEPATMSWLEENVRKVLQAVDAGDPAVEACESRRKVLYQRAPRNIHRHVVLSEIKEAVAALPPDVTTQSVLGFDPLPPLDTIYSYVRPERLSPVSHGNTIALFFRSLLPNYTMEVRGAGPGRPAAWAQGERPDDGGAGGLNPDQGLNRLMLAVRDMMANFHFRDLEVPPEDNPEGDGEWD, encoded by the exons ATGTCGCGCCGGGCCCTCCGGAGGCTGAGGGGGGAACAGCGCGGCCAGGAGCCCCTTGGGCCCGGCGCCCTGCAGTTTGTCCTCCATGATGACGATGATGCAGAAGAAGAATGCCCACAGCAGGGGCCAGGTGGCCGGCGTGCCCGGGGCACAGGAAAGGAGGGCGTCCGCGTCAACAACCGGTTCGAGCTG ATCAACATCGAGGACCTGGACGAGGGCCCGGTGGTCAACGGGGGCAGGACTGACTGTCCACTCACGGACACTGTGGCCTCGGGGAGCAAGAGGAGGCCCCAGAGCGGACGCACGGCGACCAAGCGGGATGGCAACGTGGCTGACAGGGCAGTGCCCCCCGAGCAG TCTAGTGCGAGCGGCAGACTCcgcaagaagaaaaggaaacagaaaaacaagaagaaCGCTGCCGGAGAAACGTCG GAGGACGGGCTGGAGGACATCGGCCGCATCCTGGAGAGGATTGAGGACGGCAGCGGCTCCCGCCGCCCGGGCCCGCCCCCGCTGAGCTCCAGGAAGCACGTGCTGTATGTGGAGCACAG ACACTTGAATCCGGACACAGAACTGAAGAGGTACTTCGGCGCCCGGGCTGTCCTGGGGGAGCAGAG GCCGCGGCAGAGGCAGCGCGTGTACCCCAAGTCTTCGTGGCTGACCACCCCCAAGAGCACGTGGCCGCGCTACACCAAACCAG GTCTGTCCATGCGGCTGCTGGAGTCCAAGAAGGGCCGCTCCTGCTTTGCCTTCGAGCACAACGAGGAGTACCAGCAAACGCAGCACAAGTTCCTGGCCGCGGTGGAGTCCATGGAGCCCAACAACATTGTG GTTCTGCTGCAGACGAGCCCCTATCACGTGGATTCGCTCCTGCAGCTCAGCGATGCCTGCCGCTTTCAGGAGGACCAGGAGATGGCCCGGGACCTTGTAG AGCGTGCGCTGCACAGCATGGAGTGTGCCTTCCACCCCCTGTTCAGCCTCACCAGCGGGACCTGCCGGCTGGACTACCGCAGACCTGAGAACAG GAGCTTCTACCTGGCCCTCTACAAGCAGATGACCTTCCTGGAGAAGCGGGGCTGCCCACGCACGGCGCTCGAGTACTGCAAGCTCATCCTCAG CCTGGAGCCAGACGAGGACCCGCTCTGCATGTTGCTGCTGGTCGACCATCTGGCCTTGCGGGCGCGGAGCTACGAGTACCTGATCCACCTCTTTCAGGAGTGGGAG GCCCATCGGAACCTGTCTCAGCTCCCAAATTTTGCCTTCTCCGTGCCGCTGGCGTACTTCCTGCTGAGTCAGCAGGCGGAGCTCCCCGAGCAGGAGCTGAGCTCGGCGAGGGAACAGGCCTCGGTCCTGGTGCAGCAGGCCCTCCTCATGTTCCCCGGAG TTCTCATGCCTCTGCTCGAGTACTGCAGCGTGCGGCCCGACGCCGCCGTGGCCAGCCACCGCTTCTTTGGGCCCGACGCGGAGATAAG TCAGCCCCCCGCCCTGAGCCAGCTGGTGAGCCTGTACCTCGGGAGGTCGCACTTTCTCTGGAAGGAGCCGGCCACCATGAGCTGGCTGGAGGAGAACGTCCGGAAGGTGCTGCAGGCGGTGGACGCCGGGGACCCCGCGGTGGAGGCCTGCGAGAGCAG GCGCAAGGTGCTGTACCAGCGCGCGCCCAGAAACATCCACCGCCACGTGGTTCTCTCCGAGATCAAGGAAGCTGTGGCTGCCCTGCCTCCG GATGTGACCACGCAGTCCGTGCTGGGCTTCGACCCCCTGCCTCCCCTGGACACCATCTACTCCTACGTCAGGCCGGAGAG GCTCAGCCCCGTCAGCCACGGAAACACCATCGCCCTCTTCTTTCGCTCGCTGTTGCCAAACTACACCATGGAGGTGCGTGGAGCTGGTCCCGGCCGCCCCGCCGCCTGGGCTCAG GGGGAGAGGCCGGACGACGGCGGGGCCGGGGGTCTGAACCCCGACCAGGGTCTCAACAGGCTGATGCTGGCCGTGCGGGACATGATGGCCAATTTCCACTTCCGCGACCTGGAGGTGCCGCCGGAGGACAACCCCGAGGGCGACGGGGAGTGGGACTGA
- the TCF25 gene encoding transcription factor 25 isoform X2, which translates to MSRRALRRLRGEQRGQEPLGPGALQFVLHDDDDAEEECPQQGPGGRRARGTGKEGVRVNNRFELINIEDLDEGPVVNGGRTDCPLTDTVASGSKRRPQSGRTATKRDGNVADRAVPPEQSSASGRLRKKKRKQKNKKNAAGETSEDGLEDIGRILERIEDGSGSRRPGPPPLSSRKHVLYVEHRHLNPDTELKRYFGARAVLGEQRPRQRQRVYPKSSWLTTPKSTWPRYTKPGLSMRLLESKKGRSCFAFEHNEEYQQTQHKFLAAVESMEPNNIVVLLQTSPYHVDSLLQLSDACRFQEDQEMARDLVERALHSMECAFHPLFSLTSGTCRLDYRRPENRSFYLALYKQMTFLEKRGCPRTALEYCKLILSLEPDEDPLCMLLLVDHLALRARSYEYLIHLFQEWEAHRNLSQLPNFAFSVPLAYFLLSQQAELPEQELSSAREQASVLVQQALLMFPGVLMPLLEYCSVRPDAAVASHRFFGPDAEISQPPALSQLVSLYLGRSHFLWKEPATMSWLEENVRKVLQAVDAGDPAVEACESRRKVLYQRAPRNIHRHVVLSEIKEAVAALPPDVTTQSVLGFDPLPPLDTIYSYVRPERLSPVSHGNTIALFFRSLLPNYTMEGERPDDGGAGGLNPDQGLNRLMLAVRDMMANFHFRDLEVPPEDNPEGDGEWD; encoded by the exons ATGTCGCGCCGGGCCCTCCGGAGGCTGAGGGGGGAACAGCGCGGCCAGGAGCCCCTTGGGCCCGGCGCCCTGCAGTTTGTCCTCCATGATGACGATGATGCAGAAGAAGAATGCCCACAGCAGGGGCCAGGTGGCCGGCGTGCCCGGGGCACAGGAAAGGAGGGCGTCCGCGTCAACAACCGGTTCGAGCTG ATCAACATCGAGGACCTGGACGAGGGCCCGGTGGTCAACGGGGGCAGGACTGACTGTCCACTCACGGACACTGTGGCCTCGGGGAGCAAGAGGAGGCCCCAGAGCGGACGCACGGCGACCAAGCGGGATGGCAACGTGGCTGACAGGGCAGTGCCCCCCGAGCAG TCTAGTGCGAGCGGCAGACTCcgcaagaagaaaaggaaacagaaaaacaagaagaaCGCTGCCGGAGAAACGTCG GAGGACGGGCTGGAGGACATCGGCCGCATCCTGGAGAGGATTGAGGACGGCAGCGGCTCCCGCCGCCCGGGCCCGCCCCCGCTGAGCTCCAGGAAGCACGTGCTGTATGTGGAGCACAG ACACTTGAATCCGGACACAGAACTGAAGAGGTACTTCGGCGCCCGGGCTGTCCTGGGGGAGCAGAG GCCGCGGCAGAGGCAGCGCGTGTACCCCAAGTCTTCGTGGCTGACCACCCCCAAGAGCACGTGGCCGCGCTACACCAAACCAG GTCTGTCCATGCGGCTGCTGGAGTCCAAGAAGGGCCGCTCCTGCTTTGCCTTCGAGCACAACGAGGAGTACCAGCAAACGCAGCACAAGTTCCTGGCCGCGGTGGAGTCCATGGAGCCCAACAACATTGTG GTTCTGCTGCAGACGAGCCCCTATCACGTGGATTCGCTCCTGCAGCTCAGCGATGCCTGCCGCTTTCAGGAGGACCAGGAGATGGCCCGGGACCTTGTAG AGCGTGCGCTGCACAGCATGGAGTGTGCCTTCCACCCCCTGTTCAGCCTCACCAGCGGGACCTGCCGGCTGGACTACCGCAGACCTGAGAACAG GAGCTTCTACCTGGCCCTCTACAAGCAGATGACCTTCCTGGAGAAGCGGGGCTGCCCACGCACGGCGCTCGAGTACTGCAAGCTCATCCTCAG CCTGGAGCCAGACGAGGACCCGCTCTGCATGTTGCTGCTGGTCGACCATCTGGCCTTGCGGGCGCGGAGCTACGAGTACCTGATCCACCTCTTTCAGGAGTGGGAG GCCCATCGGAACCTGTCTCAGCTCCCAAATTTTGCCTTCTCCGTGCCGCTGGCGTACTTCCTGCTGAGTCAGCAGGCGGAGCTCCCCGAGCAGGAGCTGAGCTCGGCGAGGGAACAGGCCTCGGTCCTGGTGCAGCAGGCCCTCCTCATGTTCCCCGGAG TTCTCATGCCTCTGCTCGAGTACTGCAGCGTGCGGCCCGACGCCGCCGTGGCCAGCCACCGCTTCTTTGGGCCCGACGCGGAGATAAG TCAGCCCCCCGCCCTGAGCCAGCTGGTGAGCCTGTACCTCGGGAGGTCGCACTTTCTCTGGAAGGAGCCGGCCACCATGAGCTGGCTGGAGGAGAACGTCCGGAAGGTGCTGCAGGCGGTGGACGCCGGGGACCCCGCGGTGGAGGCCTGCGAGAGCAG GCGCAAGGTGCTGTACCAGCGCGCGCCCAGAAACATCCACCGCCACGTGGTTCTCTCCGAGATCAAGGAAGCTGTGGCTGCCCTGCCTCCG GATGTGACCACGCAGTCCGTGCTGGGCTTCGACCCCCTGCCTCCCCTGGACACCATCTACTCCTACGTCAGGCCGGAGAG GCTCAGCCCCGTCAGCCACGGAAACACCATCGCCCTCTTCTTTCGCTCGCTGTTGCCAAACTACACCATGGAG GGGGAGAGGCCGGACGACGGCGGGGCCGGGGGTCTGAACCCCGACCAGGGTCTCAACAGGCTGATGCTGGCCGTGCGGGACATGATGGCCAATTTCCACTTCCGCGACCTGGAGGTGCCGCCGGAGGACAACCCCGAGGGCGACGGGGAGTGGGACTGA